The sequence GGCTGGTGCTGCAATAACAATGGTAAGTGTAATGTCTGAAAGAAGATTAAATAGGTTAAATAACCCTGCATTAAGTGCAGGTTTACCAGCATTCCTAACAAAAGGTGCCGGTATGTTCTCAGGGTTGATGCTTAGTCAGTACACAGCTGATATGTTGATTGTTGAACAACGCATTCTTTCTACACCTGCATCCATTCAATCAATTCCTGCAGCAGCTGATCAAGAAGATTTTGTTTCAATGGGTATGAACACAGCAATCAAGAACTTTCAGATACTTGACAACGCCTATGGTATATTGGGTATAGAGTTCATGGCTGCTGCTCAGGCACTGGATTTCCGCGACTACAAATTTGGTAAAGGAGTAACCAAAGCAAAAGAAGTCATAAGAAAATATGTCAAATTCTTAGATGAAGACAGACCTCTCTATCCAGATCATACTAAGATGAAAGAGCTTGTCAAATCATGTGAGATACTAAAAGAGGTAGAAAAAGTCGTGGGAAGCCTAAGATAAGCTCTACTTCTTAATCATCGGGACGCATATATCACTTTTTTTAACAAGATCAACCGCTTCTTTGTACCCAGCATCAGCATGACGCGCCACACCCAACCCAGGGTCTGTGGTAAACACACGTTTTATCCTCTCATCAGTTTCCTTTGTGCCATCACATACAACAACCATTCCCGCATGAGTAGACAAACCAATACCCACACCACCACCATTATGTATATGCACGCTGTCTGCACCAGCAGCACAATTCAGAAGAGCATTCAACAATGGCCAATCAGCAATAGCATCACTACCATCCTGCATATCCTCTGTTTCTCTATAAGGAGAAGCGACGCTGCCACTGTCTAGATGATCCCTTGTTATAGCCACTGGCCCTATCTCCTTGTCTCTCACCATCTCGTTTATTTTTAACGCAAATTTCTCCCGCTCACCATACCCAAGCCAACATACACGCGCAGGTAAACCCTCCCAAGGGAGATACTTTTCAGCTAAATTAATCCAGTTTGTCAAAACCTTATCCTCTGGAAACATCTTAATAACTTCTCTATCTGTTTTTAAAATATCCTCAGGGTTACCAGTAAGAGCAAGCCATCTAAACGGTCCACGCCCTACACAAAACATGGGTCGAATATAGGCATTTACAAAACCAGGATAACCAAAAGCATTTTTAAGCCCAGCCTTCTGAGCCTGACCCCTAAGATTATTCCCATAATCAAAAACAACAACACCCTTCCTCTGAAAATCTAACAAGGCTTTACAATGAATTTTCATACTACGCATAGATTGTCTAATATACTCTTTTGGATTCTTTTTCCTCAATTTTATCGCATCTGCTAAAGAATCACCATAATAACCAGATGGAACGTAACCATTAAGTTCATCATGAGCAGAGGTTTGGTCAGTGACAACATCTGGTTTAAAACCTTGTTTAACAAGTCGTGGTAAAACATCAGCACAGTTACTAACAACACCTATAGAAAGAGGTTTTTTTGCTTCTCTTGCTTTTTCAGCCAACTCAACAGCCTCATCAATACTATCAGTTTTTTTATCACAAAAACCTGCTTTTATCCTACGGTCAATACGTTTTTCATCACACTCAACAGCTATACAAACACCATGGTTCATTTTAATGGCAAGAGGCTGAGCGCCACCCATACCACCAAGCCCACCAGTTAAAACAATCCTGCCTTTAAGATCTGATTTGAAATGTTTTCTTGCACAAGCAGCAAAAGTCTCATAAGTTCCCTGTATAATCCCCTGTGTACCAATATAGCACCATGAACCAGCAGTCATCTGACCATACATAGTCAAACCCAATTTCTCTAATCTACGAAACTCTTCCCAGTTACTCCAATGTGGGACGATATTAGAATTTGCTATAAGAACACGTGGTGCTGTACTCCAGGTTTTAAACACTGCGACTGGTTTACCTGACTGGATGAGCATGGTTTCATCATCTTCTAGTTTTTTCAGTGTATCTACAATAGCATCATAGCAATCCCAGTTACGTGCTGCTTTACCAGTACCACCATATACAATAAGCTCCTCAGGTATCTCAGCATTCTCAAGGTTATTTTCTAACATCCTTAGGATGGCTTCTTGTTTCCAGCCTTTACAGCGAATGTCACCGCCTCGTTTGACCTTGATTCGTCTCCCCATAAAAACCAGTTTTACAATATAAAAAATCGATACTTAAAACTTTTTTAAATACAAACTTGTTGAAATTAACAAAAAAAGGAAGGACGGCTGGCCTCACTAGGAGGGGATGGGATGCACTCTAACAAAAACTACCAGCCCGATTCCTTCCAATATATACAAATAAAAACCGTATTTATATGCTTTTCGCTTACAGGAGAGAAATGCT comes from Candidatus Thermoplasmatota archaeon and encodes:
- the hutU gene encoding urocanate hydratase, which codes for MGRRIKVKRGGDIRCKGWKQEAILRMLENNLENAEIPEELIVYGGTGKAARNWDCYDAIVDTLKKLEDDETMLIQSGKPVAVFKTWSTAPRVLIANSNIVPHWSNWEEFRRLEKLGLTMYGQMTAGSWCYIGTQGIIQGTYETFAACARKHFKSDLKGRIVLTGGLGGMGGAQPLAIKMNHGVCIAVECDEKRIDRRIKAGFCDKKTDSIDEAVELAEKAREAKKPLSIGVVSNCADVLPRLVKQGFKPDVVTDQTSAHDELNGYVPSGYYGDSLADAIKLRKKNPKEYIRQSMRSMKIHCKALLDFQRKGVVVFDYGNNLRGQAQKAGLKNAFGYPGFVNAYIRPMFCVGRGPFRWLALTGNPEDILKTDREVIKMFPEDKVLTNWINLAEKYLPWEGLPARVCWLGYGEREKFALKINEMVRDKEIGPVAITRDHLDSGSVASPYRETEDMQDGSDAIADWPLLNALLNCAAGADSVHIHNGGGVGIGLSTHAGMVVVCDGTKETDERIKRVFTTDPGLGVARHADAGYKEAVDLVKKSDICVPMIKK
- a CDS encoding aromatic amino acid lyase, with the protein product AGAAITMVSVMSERRLNRLNNPALSAGLPAFLTKGAGMFSGLMLSQYTADMLIVEQRILSTPASIQSIPAAADQEDFVSMGMNTAIKNFQILDNAYGILGIEFMAAAQALDFRDYKFGKGVTKAKEVIRKYVKFLDEDRPLYPDHTKMKELVKSCEILKEVEKVVGSLR